A part of Notolabrus celidotus isolate fNotCel1 chromosome 21, fNotCel1.pri, whole genome shotgun sequence genomic DNA contains:
- the LOC117804968 gene encoding G-protein coupled receptor 22-like, which yields MHTSLVLISAATMSNMTVLDTADPYDLDMTSSEAVYPISFQVSLTGFLLLEIVLGLSSNLTVLVLYCMKQNLISSVSNIITMNLHVVDVLVCVCCIPMTAVVVLLPLEAETAMTSCFHEACVSFASVATAATVLAITVDRYDISVRPANRVLTMGRAVALLGSIWALSVFSFLVPFMEVGFFIGPGSDLVNQTTITVAHTNEYYTELGLYYHLLAQIPIFFFTAVVMLVTYYKILQALNIRIGTRFQHNLPKKKQKSKNTISLSTATQAESTDASQSSTGVRAGASAPLGMRASVSVIIALRRAVKRHRERRERQKRVFRMSLLIISTFLLCWTPITVLNTIILSNGPSDLTVRLRLGFLVMAYGTTIFHPLLYAFTRQKFQKVLKSKMKKRVVSVVEADPTPNNVVIHNSWIDPRRNKKVTFEDTEARQKCLCSQDAE from the exons ATGCACACATCCCTCGTGCTGATCTCTGCAGCCACCATGAGCAACATGACGGTGCTTGACACAGCAGACCCCTATGATCTGGATATGACCTCCTCCGAGGCCGTCTACCCAATCagcttccag gTTTCTCTGACGGGCTTCCTGCTTTTGGAGATCGTGTTGGGCTTGAGCTCCAACCTCACTGTGCTCGTTCTCTACTGCATGAAGCAAAACCTCATCAGCTCCGTCTCCAACATCATCACCATGAACCTGCATGTGGTGGATGTTCTG GTGTGTGTATGCTGCATCCCGATGACAGCCGTGGTGGTCCTACTTCCTCTGGAGGCGGAGACAGCCATGACCAGCTGTTTCCACGAAGCCTGCGTCTCCTTTGCAAGCGTAGCTACTGCTGCTACCGTCCTTGCCATCACCGTGGACCGCTACGACATCTCAGTGCGTCCGGCAAACCGCGTGTTGACGATGGGAAGAGCGGTGGCTTTGCTGGGATCCATCTGGGCTCTGTCTGTTTTCAGTTTCCTGGTTCCCTTCATGGAAGTGGGTTTCTTCATCGGCCCTGGCTCGGATCTCGTAAACCAGACAACGATCACTGTGGCTCATACAAATGAGTATTACACTGAGCTGGGTTTGTACTATCACCTGTTAGCACAGATCCCGATATTCTTCTTCACAGCTGTGGTGATGCTGGTGACTTACTACAAGATCCTGCAGGCTCTGAATATCCGCATCGGAACGCGTTTTCAGCACAACTTGCCCAAAAAGAAGCAAAAGAGCAAAAACACTATCTCTTTGAGCACTGCAACGCAAGCAGAGTCCACGGACGCTTCACAGAGCAGCACAGGGGTCCGTGCCGGTGCGAGCGCGCCTTTAGGCATGCGGGCATCAGTGTCAGTGATCATCGCGCTAAGACGAGCGGTGAAGCGTCACCGAGAGAGACGGGAGAGGCAGAAACGAGTCTTCAGGATGTCTCTCCTCATCATCTCCACCTTCCTGCTTTGCTGGACTCCAATTACTGTTCTCAACACCATCATCCTCAGCAACGGGCCCAGCGATTTAACCGTCCGTCTCCGCCTGGGCTTCCTGGTGATGGCCTACGGAACCACTATTTTCCACCCGCTGCTCTACGCCTTCACACGGCAGAAGTTTCAGAAGGTTCTGAAAAGcaaaatgaagaagagggtggtCTCTGTGGTGGAGGCCGACCCCACGCCGAACAACGTGGTCATCCACAACTCGTGGATTGATCCAAGGAGGAACAAGAAAGTCACCTTCGAGGACACAGAAGCCAGACAGAAGTGTCTGTGCTCGCAGGACGCAGAGTGA